The Ignavibacteriales bacterium sequence TTCTAAGCGCTCTTCTAATTGCTTTATCGGACGGTAATTCAGAATGGAATACCGGCGGATGGACCTCACCCTTCATAGTTACATGTTTCGCAATTTCATTAATTGCATTCGTTGTCTTTATGATTACCGAATTAAATGTACGACATCCTCTGATAGATCTCAGTCTGCTAAAGAATTTTAATTTCGCAATGGCGAATATTATATTGTTCATTTTTGGAATGGGAATGTTTGGAAGTACTTTTCTTCTTCCTCTTTATTTGCAGAACGGGCTCGGATATACTGCTTTCCAGGCAGGCTCTCTCTTTTTGCCGATTGGATTTTTGCAAGCAGTAATGTCGCCGATAGCCGGAAACTTTGCAGATAGAATTAATCCCAAAATTCCAGCGTTAATTGGAATTGTTCTTTTGGCAGCAAGTCTTTTTTTAAACCATTTTCTTTCTTTGTTTTCAGAAACATCTTCAATAATGATTTCTCTTTATCTGCGTGGATTGGCAATGGGGTGGGTATTTACACCGCTAAGCACTATTGCGCTATCAGGAATCCCGAGGGAACGCATGGCACAGGCCTCGGGGCTCTTTAACGTGTTAAGACAAGTAGGCGGAAGCTTCGGAGTTGCTCTTATGGGGACTCTTTTAACTGATAGAACAATTTTTCATATAACCTCATACGGACAAGCAGTAAATCAATATGCTCCTGCAACAAAAAATATCGTTTCGGAATTAACAAGATACGCACAACATGCTGTAGGTGGAACTAATGCAGTATCTGCGATGAGGGCGAATGCATTAGTAGCATATCATTTGAGCCAGCAGGCTTTTGTCTCTGCGGTTGATGATGATTTTTTTATAGCCGCATTGATTACAATTCTCTGTGTCGTTCCGATTTTGTTTTTACGCTATAAGAAGAAAAAAGGACCTGCTCAAAAAATTGTGACTATGGATTGAAGAAAGTTATCATTCCGTTTTTGAAACAATATTGAAAACGAAATCAGCAAGAAATGAAATACTTAATTAAAAAAATTACGGATCAACAATGAAAAAATATTTAAAATATATTTTTGCGGCATCGCTCTGCCTTATCAATTCGCTTACATCAGCACAAAGCATGGAGAATAATGCTCTATCTCTAAAGGATATAATAAAACTTACAATCGGAAATCATCCTCTAATCAAACAAAAAGAAGCAGAGCTGCATGCAGCACAGTTCCGCGTTGATCAACAAAAAAGTTTTTATTTACCGGATGTAACAGCGGAGGCAGTTTATACCCGGATTGGTCCAATTCCGGCTTTTGCTCTAGGAGGAGAAAATTTAGAATTGGCGCCTGCGAACAATTACAATGTCGGTGTATTTGTTCATCAAACTCTTTATGATTTCGACAAGCGGGATTCGCAAGTTGAGTATGCTAAGTCATTTCTAAGTTCAATCAAAAATAATGAGGATTTGATAAAGAATGATCTGGCTAATCAAGCCGTTAGAGTTTTCTACGGAATTTTGTTTCTGCAAAAAAGCATTGCTGTTAAA is a genomic window containing:
- a CDS encoding DHA2 family efflux MFS transporter permease subunit; protein product: MFNSKRKSIRGAAINQISSLHHEHTSYKWWVLANVMIGTFMAVLDATIVDVSLAKIMATFGIGVDTVKWVATSYLLVFAIMLPTSGWIADHFGYKKTYASALGLFTIGSLLCSLAWNESALIVFRVIQGAGAGLMMPVGMAIVMREFPPERRGVAIGFWTIAAAASVSLGPTLGGYLIDNFAWHAIFDVNVPVGIVGVFATLVIQREYKTSATRSFDFIGFISMAVFLSALLIALSDGNSEWNTGGWTSPFIVTCFAISLIAFVVFMITELNVRHPLIDLSLLKNFNFAMANIILFIFGMGMFGSTFLLPLYLQNGLGYTAFQAGSLFLPIGFLQAVMSPIAGNFADRINPKIPALIGIVLLAASLFLNHFLSLFSETSSIMISLYLRGLAMGWVFTPLSTIALSGIPRERMAQASGLFNVLRQVGGSFGVALMGTLLTDRTIFHITSYGQAVNQYAPATKNIVSELTRYAQHAVGGTNAVSAMRANALVAYHLSQQAFVSAVDDDFFIAALITILCVVPILFLRYKKKKGPAQKIVTMD